From the genome of Candidatus Desulfarcum epimagneticum, one region includes:
- a CDS encoding hypothetical protein (Evidence 5 : Unknown function): MGFGERGWGDFEGVEGKSVIKEIWHDNKLTDWRIVPLKRFGLLKGGAGFPIAAQGLSGLEFPFYKVKDLQENDFFLSKTEHYISHETALKLGAFIFPKNTLVFAKVGEAVKLNRYKLLSMSSCIDNNMMGYVIDHNVLSSKYLYYLVNQTFDISYIANPGPVPSVGSRQMGYLEISVPTVKKQRKIAAYLDKTCATIDKVIEAKQKQLEILDDLRKSIIHKAVTRGLDDSVELKDSGVEWIGKMPQHWVIEKLKRLLSQPLMYGTNEAAELDDPEYPRYIRITDFGDSGTLKPEAFKSLPPDKAIGYYLEEGDLLFARSGATVGKTFLFSGYKGLACFAGYLIRARTNKIKLVPKYLYYFSKSHAYFAWKNVIFTQATIQNISATKYDYLPVTVPSVREQQLIVQYLDIKMKALDNMQSNLSEQISTLKQYRKSLIHECVTGKRRITENNARNKS; encoded by the coding sequence TTGGGCTTTGGAGAAAGAGGCTGGGGAGATTTTGAAGGGGTTGAGGGAAAGTCGGTGATAAAAGAGATATGGCATGATAATAAGCTCACAGATTGGAGGATAGTTCCTCTCAAAAGGTTTGGTCTTCTAAAAGGAGGTGCAGGATTTCCAATAGCAGCACAAGGTTTATCTGGCTTAGAATTTCCTTTTTATAAGGTTAAAGACCTTCAGGAAAATGATTTTTTTTTGTCGAAAACAGAACATTATATTTCTCATGAAACTGCATTAAAGCTTGGTGCTTTTATTTTCCCGAAAAATACTCTTGTATTTGCAAAAGTGGGTGAAGCAGTAAAATTAAATAGATATAAGTTGTTGTCGATGAGTTCTTGTATTGATAACAATATGATGGGATATGTAATTGATCATAATGTGCTATCGTCCAAATATTTATATTATCTTGTGAATCAAACATTTGATATTTCATATATCGCAAATCCTGGACCTGTGCCATCAGTTGGTTCGCGTCAAATGGGGTATCTTGAAATATCTGTCCCGACTGTCAAAAAACAACGCAAAATTGCCGCCTACCTCGACAAAACCTGCGCAACCATTGATAAAGTCATAGAAGCCAAACAAAAGCAGCTTGAAATTCTGGATGATCTGCGTAAATCGATTATCCATAAGGCCGTCACCCGTGGACTGGATGATTCTGTGGAGTTGAAGGATTCGGGGGTGGAGTGGATTGGGAAAATGCCTCAACATTGGGTCATTGAAAAACTTAAACGGCTGCTTTCGCAACCTTTAATGTATGGAACAAATGAAGCTGCCGAGTTAGACGATCCAGAATACCCAAGATATATTAGGATTACTGACTTTGGTGATAGTGGAACACTAAAGCCAGAAGCATTTAAATCATTACCTCCTGACAAGGCTATAGGTTACTATTTAGAAGAAGGAGATTTACTTTTTGCGCGAAGCGGAGCCACAGTCGGGAAGACTTTTTTATTTAGTGGCTACAAGGGGCTGGCATGTTTTGCTGGCTACTTGATTAGAGCAAGAACCAATAAAATAAAATTGGTCCCAAAATATCTCTATTATTTTTCCAAATCACATGCTTATTTTGCTTGGAAAAATGTTATTTTTACTCAAGCGACTATACAAAATATCAGCGCGACCAAATATGATTATTTGCCCGTGACTGTTCCTTCAGTTAGGGAACAACAACTGATTGTCCAGTATTTGGATATTAAAATGAAAGCATTAGACAATATGCAAAGTAATTTGTCTGAGCAAATTTCAACCCTGAAACAATACCGAAAATCCCTGATCCACGAATGCGTGACCGGAAAACGACGGATAACAGAGAACAATGCGCGGAATAAATCATGA
- the yraL gene encoding putative methyltransferase (Evidence 3 : Putative function from multiple computational evidences; Product type e : enzyme), giving the protein MGKTQTSPGTLYMVATPIGNMDDISSRALDILGRVDWIAAEDTRRTARLLSRHQIRGRTLSCHEHNEKERSVFLIQELLAGRSVAYVSDAGSPAVSDPGARLVKEAADNGIDASPIPGPSAAIAILTASGMSADSFMFAGFCPRKKSRREKRLKALAEGRDTLVFYESPKRILPFLDEMIAVMGDREAVLGREMTKLHEEFIRGALSHIRDELAGRPSVKGECALAVSGSPPENEDEKDPEALMAAVRDALGEAFEKGDMTPSQISRKIAARFGLPRSEVYGEAMKIRREKS; this is encoded by the coding sequence ATGGGGAAAACACAGACATCGCCGGGCACACTTTATATGGTGGCCACGCCCATCGGAAACATGGACGACATCTCCTCAAGGGCGCTGGACATCCTGGGGCGTGTGGACTGGATCGCGGCGGAAGACACCCGCCGGACGGCCCGTCTCCTGTCCCGGCATCAGATCCGGGGCCGGACGCTTTCGTGCCATGAGCACAATGAAAAGGAGCGCTCGGTCTTTTTGATCCAGGAGCTTCTGGCCGGCCGGTCCGTGGCCTATGTCTCGGACGCGGGCTCCCCGGCGGTGTCCGACCCGGGCGCCCGGCTGGTGAAAGAGGCCGCTGACAACGGGATTGACGCGTCGCCCATCCCGGGGCCGTCGGCCGCCATAGCGATTTTGACGGCTTCGGGAATGAGCGCCGATTCGTTTATGTTCGCGGGATTTTGCCCGAGAAAAAAATCCAGGCGCGAAAAAAGGCTCAAAGCGCTTGCCGAAGGCCGGGACACGCTGGTGTTTTACGAATCCCCGAAGCGGATTTTGCCCTTTCTGGACGAGATGATCGCCGTGATGGGGGACCGGGAGGCGGTTTTGGGCCGGGAGATGACCAAGCTTCATGAAGAGTTTATCCGGGGCGCCCTTTCCCATATCCGGGACGAGCTGGCCGGGCGCCCCTCGGTCAAGGGGGAGTGCGCGCTGGCGGTGTCGGGCAGCCCGCCCGAAAATGAGGACGAAAAGGACCCGGAGGCTTTGATGGCGGCCGTCCGGGACGCGCTTGGCGAGGCGTTTGAAAAGGGGGACATGACGCCTTCGCAGATATCCAGAAAAATCGCGGCCCGGTTCGGCCTGCCCCGAAGCGAGGTGTATGGCGAGGCCATGAAAATCAGACGCGAAAAAAGTTGA
- a CDS encoding Restriction endonuclease subunit S, with translation MFEGPEKKFQRHIADYFIREHGYALLKRDEIIDKEYYFASDHLIAFLRATQPETFESLEKDYGTDAGDEIFKALKAELRISPLWLIIRNGLVARGLEFKLYYPKPRSSESAANLHHSKNRITFIPELTIKGNKRIDFGFFLNGLPIITMELKHEKNQTAHDAVKQYADRDHSDRIFQLPFLHIAADNYDVMVATDPKSEKNFRWHNAGLENKTENKNEYPVEFLYRDVLAKETILEALSFFLIYVPQKEAEQDKPERPAFTIFPRYHQSRMVQNVANDALGHFTKRGDIGKKYLIDHSAGSGKTLSICWLADRLHSLYKSGGNEKMLDMVFVLTDRKSLDKNIRDEFDHFSHLHGVVGYAKKARDLKRFLKNGRPIVASTQQKFKWILGEIEGDPDLKKRRVAFLIDEAHRSQEGKMGAAIRTPFRNSNEPARDTADAEIDPQDELAEIIRAHDSNQLFVAFTATPSPATIQLFGEPFDTYSEAEAIQEGYILDVAVGIISYKTLYNLHCPIIPGADKETLYPAGVVSKALKNVAFQDEGLIQYKAEVMLRIFEEKIKSLIDGRAKAMIVATSRLAGLRYFQIIKNKIKERDGVDYKVLYAFSDFIHPDTNESITEIQENGLSPGELIEDRFAGEDYRLMVVASKFLAGFNQPLLAGMFLDKSVFDRNAVQTVSRLNRCHGDKKTVVVVDFTNNAHAILKAFNTYRKGPPLEASEPDKHQCVGYYDEIMKSGVFSYGDAKKMTRLIAAGQDSQLEFVIKGFRKRFQDRFVQPDDRKKFVYLLARFVKSYHFLTCFFTYPKHIGVFAVFAEYVGPQLIKPGSVSELMEKMRKTRVVKASVQHKGEVSISGKIKLKRGRKGGGGPPAKKVSVRDMIEKISKKFQISDEEALCIKEVTEEKMSDNTIQTVIAIHKEDIHYLENTYTGQVNDSIQNTYEIRGRYEDLGNPKYIDKGAIFDAMALTVIQHGLQVAA, from the coding sequence ATGTTTGAAGGGCCGGAAAAAAAATTCCAACGTCATATCGCGGACTATTTTATCCGCGAACATGGCTATGCGTTGCTTAAGCGGGATGAGATCATCGACAAGGAATATTATTTTGCCTCAGATCATCTCATCGCCTTTCTCAGGGCCACTCAGCCTGAGACCTTTGAAAGCCTGGAAAAGGATTATGGAACCGACGCCGGAGATGAGATTTTCAAAGCGCTGAAGGCTGAATTGCGAATTTCTCCCCTGTGGCTGATCATACGAAACGGCCTTGTCGCGCGGGGGCTGGAATTTAAGCTCTATTATCCAAAGCCCCGTTCCAGCGAAAGCGCCGCCAATTTGCATCACAGCAAAAACAGAATCACATTTATCCCCGAGCTGACCATCAAGGGAAACAAACGGATTGATTTTGGTTTTTTTCTAAACGGCCTCCCCATTATCACCATGGAGCTGAAGCACGAAAAAAATCAGACCGCGCATGATGCGGTGAAACAATATGCGGACCGGGATCACAGCGACAGAATATTTCAACTCCCGTTTCTCCATATCGCGGCGGACAATTACGATGTGATGGTCGCCACTGATCCAAAATCAGAAAAAAACTTCCGCTGGCACAACGCCGGTCTTGAAAACAAAACTGAAAATAAAAATGAATACCCGGTGGAATTCCTCTACCGTGATGTTCTGGCCAAAGAGACAATTCTTGAAGCGCTATCCTTTTTTCTGATTTACGTCCCGCAAAAAGAGGCTGAGCAGGATAAGCCGGAACGACCCGCTTTCACTATTTTTCCCCGTTATCACCAATCCCGCATGGTTCAAAATGTGGCGAATGACGCCCTGGGGCATTTTACGAAGCGGGGCGATATCGGGAAAAAATACCTTATTGATCATTCCGCCGGCTCCGGCAAAACCCTTTCTATCTGCTGGCTGGCGGACCGTTTGCATAGTTTGTATAAATCCGGCGGCAACGAGAAAATGCTGGATATGGTGTTTGTGCTGACGGACCGGAAATCGCTGGATAAAAATATTCGGGATGAGTTTGATCATTTTTCCCACCTGCATGGCGTGGTTGGTTATGCCAAAAAAGCCAGGGATTTAAAAAGATTCTTAAAAAACGGCCGACCCATAGTGGCCAGCACTCAGCAAAAATTCAAATGGATTTTAGGTGAAATTGAGGGCGACCCTGATTTAAAAAAACGGCGGGTGGCATTCTTAATCGATGAGGCCCATCGTTCCCAGGAAGGAAAAATGGGGGCCGCCATCCGAACGCCTTTCCGAAATTCCAATGAACCGGCCAGGGATACGGCGGATGCGGAAATCGACCCGCAAGACGAACTTGCCGAAATTATCCGCGCCCACGATTCAAACCAGCTCTTTGTCGCCTTCACCGCCACCCCGTCGCCCGCCACCATTCAACTGTTTGGCGAGCCGTTTGACACCTATTCCGAAGCTGAGGCCATTCAGGAAGGATACATTCTGGATGTGGCCGTCGGCATTATTTCCTACAAAACCCTTTATAACCTGCATTGCCCCATCATTCCCGGCGCGGATAAAGAAACCCTCTATCCCGCCGGAGTGGTGAGCAAGGCCCTGAAAAATGTCGCCTTTCAAGACGAGGGTTTGATTCAGTATAAAGCCGAAGTGATGCTTCGCATATTTGAAGAAAAAATCAAATCGCTGATTGACGGCCGGGCCAAGGCCATGATCGTCGCCACCTCCCGTCTGGCGGGTTTGCGATATTTCCAAATTATAAAAAACAAAATCAAAGAGCGGGACGGCGTCGATTATAAGGTCTTGTATGCCTTTTCTGATTTTATCCATCCCGATACCAATGAATCCATTACAGAAATTCAGGAAAACGGTTTGTCGCCCGGCGAACTTATCGAAGACCGGTTTGCAGGGGAAGATTATCGGCTGATGGTGGTGGCGAGCAAGTTTCTGGCCGGTTTTAACCAGCCCCTGCTCGCCGGAATGTTTCTCGACAAAAGTGTGTTTGATCGCAACGCCGTGCAAACGGTATCCCGCTTGAACCGATGTCATGGCGACAAAAAAACCGTTGTGGTGGTTGATTTTACCAATAATGCCCACGCCATTTTGAAAGCGTTTAACACGTATCGCAAAGGCCCTCCCCTTGAGGCCTCTGAGCCGGATAAACATCAATGTGTCGGCTATTACGATGAGATCATGAAAAGCGGCGTTTTCAGCTATGGGGACGCCAAAAAGATGACGCGACTCATTGCGGCGGGCCAGGACTCGCAACTTGAGTTTGTGATCAAGGGGTTCCGGAAAAGATTTCAGGACAGGTTCGTCCAGCCGGATGACCGGAAAAAATTCGTCTACCTGCTGGCCCGGTTTGTCAAAAGCTATCATTTTTTGACCTGTTTTTTCACCTACCCCAAACATATCGGCGTCTTTGCCGTTTTCGCTGAATATGTCGGCCCTCAGCTCATCAAACCGGGCTCGGTTTCAGAACTCATGGAAAAAATGCGTAAAACCAGAGTGGTCAAGGCCAGCGTCCAGCACAAAGGGGAAGTGAGCATTTCCGGGAAAATAAAATTAAAAAGAGGGCGAAAAGGGGGCGGCGGACCGCCGGCCAAAAAAGTCTCGGTGCGGGACATGATTGAAAAAATCAGCAAAAAATTTCAGATCAGCGATGAAGAGGCCCTTTGCATCAAAGAGGTGACCGAAGAAAAGATGAGCGACAATACAATTCAGACCGTAATCGCGATCCATAAGGAAGATATCCATTATCTTGAAAACACCTACACCGGGCAGGTGAACGATTCGATACAGAACACATATGAAATCCGGGGCCGTTATGAAGATCTTGGCAACCCCAAATATATTGATAAAGGGGCCATTTTTGACGCCATGGCATTGACCGTTATCCAGCACGGTTTGCAAGTGGCGGCTTAG
- a CDS encoding conserved hypothetical protein (Evidence 4 : Unknown function but conserved in other organisms): MPNERQRLGKKGEDIAVRVLREKGRRILERNYVTPLGEIDIIAKDGRTLVFVEVKTRRTLRYGNPKLAVTRKKQVKMSMAALFYLKKMKQTRQKARFDVVAIQFGGGAEQVEIVENAFDLAYG; the protein is encoded by the coding sequence GTGCCGAACGAGAGACAGAGACTGGGAAAAAAGGGCGAGGACATCGCGGTTCGCGTCTTGAGGGAAAAGGGGCGCCGCATCCTTGAGCGCAACTACGTCACCCCGCTGGGGGAGATCGACATCATCGCAAAGGATGGCCGGACCCTGGTGTTCGTGGAGGTCAAGACCCGGCGGACCCTCCGGTACGGGAACCCCAAGCTGGCGGTGACCCGGAAAAAACAGGTGAAGATGTCCATGGCCGCCCTTTTTTATCTGAAAAAAATGAAACAAACCCGGCAAAAAGCCCGGTTCGACGTGGTGGCCATTCAGTTTGGAGGCGGCGCTGAACAGGTGGAGATCGTGGAAAACGCCTTTGACCTGGCGTACGGCTGA
- the hemL gene encoding glutamate-1-semialdehyde aminotransferase (aminomutase) (Evidence 2a : Function from experimental evidences in other organisms; PubMedId : 1643048, 2045363; Product type e : enzyme): MAYGFYENQGLKKMKTEKSRKLFRQALERMPGGVNSPVRACKSVGDEPVFIERASGSRMFDADGNEYIDYIGSWGPMILGHGDPNVIAAVSEALKKGLSFGAPCELEIRLAEMIMDAVDSIEMVRMVNSGTEAAMSAIRLARGFTGKNLVIKFDGCYHGHGDALLVEAGSGVATLGIPGSPGVPESFAAQTLSLPYNDADAFKQALERRGDDAACVIVEPVAGNMGLVLPEPGFLETLREETRKRGVLLIFDEVMTGFRVARGGAQSLFGISPDLTCLGKIIGGGMPVGAYGGKREIMERVAPSGPVYQAGTLSGNPAAMAAGAATLQALGGPGFYEALDKTSEKLARGLKEAALKAKIGAVVKRSGSMLGCFFTDREDVRDYGDAKTCDLERFSVWRRRMLEKGIYLAPSQFEAWFVSAAHSDEDIDKTIGAAREVMAAL, translated from the coding sequence GTGGCATATGGCTTTTATGAAAACCAAGGATTGAAAAAAATGAAAACGGAAAAATCGCGAAAACTGTTCAGACAGGCGCTGGAGCGGATGCCGGGCGGGGTGAACAGCCCGGTCCGCGCGTGCAAATCCGTGGGGGACGAGCCGGTGTTCATCGAAAGGGCGTCGGGCTCCCGCATGTTCGACGCGGACGGAAACGAATATATCGATTACATCGGCTCCTGGGGCCCCATGATCCTGGGGCACGGGGACCCGAATGTGATCGCGGCGGTTTCGGAAGCTTTGAAAAAGGGGCTCAGCTTCGGGGCGCCCTGCGAGCTGGAAATCCGGCTGGCGGAGATGATCATGGACGCCGTGGATTCCATCGAGATGGTCCGCATGGTCAATTCCGGCACCGAGGCCGCCATGAGCGCCATCCGCCTGGCCCGGGGATTCACCGGGAAAAATCTCGTGATCAAATTCGACGGATGCTACCACGGTCACGGCGACGCGCTTCTGGTGGAGGCCGGATCCGGCGTGGCCACCCTGGGAATCCCGGGCAGCCCCGGCGTTCCCGAGTCCTTCGCGGCCCAGACCCTTTCCCTTCCCTACAACGACGCGGACGCGTTTAAACAGGCGCTTGAGCGGCGGGGGGATGACGCCGCCTGCGTCATCGTGGAGCCGGTGGCCGGGAACATGGGCCTGGTCCTTCCGGAGCCGGGATTTCTGGAAACCCTTCGGGAGGAGACCCGAAAGCGGGGGGTTTTGCTGATTTTTGATGAGGTCATGACCGGTTTCAGGGTGGCCCGGGGAGGGGCCCAGTCGCTTTTCGGGATTTCGCCGGACCTGACCTGCCTGGGCAAGATCATCGGCGGCGGCATGCCGGTGGGCGCGTACGGGGGAAAAAGAGAGATCATGGAGCGCGTGGCGCCCAGCGGGCCGGTGTACCAGGCCGGCACCCTTTCGGGGAACCCGGCGGCCATGGCGGCCGGCGCGGCCACGCTTCAGGCGCTGGGCGGGCCCGGATTTTACGAGGCGCTGGACAAAACCTCGGAGAAACTGGCCCGGGGGCTCAAGGAGGCGGCGTTGAAGGCCAAAATTGGGGCCGTGGTGAAAAGATCGGGCTCCATGCTGGGATGTTTTTTCACGGACCGGGAGGATGTCCGCGACTATGGGGACGCCAAGACCTGCGATCTTGAGCGGTTTTCCGTCTGGCGCCGCCGGATGCTGGAAAAGGGGATTTACCTGGCGCCGTCCCAGTTTGAGGCGTGGTTTGTCTCAGCGGCCCATTCCGACGAAGACATTGACAAAACCATCGGCGCGGCCCGGGAGGTCATGGCCGCTCTTTAA
- a CDS encoding Zeta toxin family protein has protein sequence MSAEQKIIIIAGPNGAGKTTFAREFLVREAFCPAFVNADLIAAGLSPFNPDQAALRAGRLMLEEISAYAGQRKNFAFETTLSGRLYARYIPEWKEIGYRIELIFLSLPNAEIAVDRVRTRVSQGGHHVDDSVIRRRFDKGRDNFHNIYKTLVHAWALYDNSAESPRLIDAGENP, from the coding sequence ATGAGCGCCGAACAAAAGATTATTATCATCGCCGGGCCAAACGGCGCGGGAAAGACCACATTCGCCAGGGAATTTCTGGTCAGGGAAGCGTTCTGTCCGGCCTTTGTCAACGCCGACCTGATCGCGGCCGGTCTGTCGCCATTCAATCCGGACCAAGCGGCGCTCAGGGCGGGGCGTCTGATGCTTGAAGAAATCAGCGCATATGCCGGGCAAAGGAAAAACTTTGCGTTTGAAACCACGTTGAGCGGTCGCCTGTACGCCCGATATATTCCGGAGTGGAAGGAAATCGGATATCGGATTGAACTCATTTTTCTCAGTCTGCCCAATGCGGAAATAGCGGTGGATCGGGTGAGGACTCGCGTTTCCCAGGGCGGCCATCATGTGGATGATTCGGTGATCCGCCGCCGATTTGACAAAGGCCGGGATAACTTTCATAATATCTATAAAACTTTGGTCCATGCCTGGGCGCTGTATGACAATTCAGCCGAAAGCCCGCGACTGATTGATGCTGGAGAAAATCCATGA
- a CDS encoding conserved hypothetical protein (Evidence 4 : Unknown function but conserved in other organisms), whose product MTPTKKIFRNPNLAKIDAALRRAAQKARKTARETGTPLIIYKDGRIIRQNVEKEIDRESR is encoded by the coding sequence ATGACCCCGACAAAAAAAATCTTTCGAAACCCCAATCTCGCCAAAATTGACGCGGCCTTGAGGCGGGCCGCCCAAAAAGCCCGGAAGACGGCGAGAGAGACCGGGACGCCGCTTATTATCTATAAAGACGGTCGCATAATCAGGCAAAACGTTGAAAAAGAAATAGACCGGGAATCGCGGTAA
- a CDS encoding N-6 adenine-specific DNA methylase, producing MKNILNKGKLNNLANEIWKSAERLRGKFKAYEYQSVILPIIVIRRLECVLLSWREKQTAEILKNRPDIKEDALADLVKKLERNPQKTPFSNSSNWTLSAICQEDPTLMEKNFRDYLKGFSRNVQDIIDHFDYRAMVGRMVKNARLAPILRQYANENLGPDHLSNLEMGYIYEELLRRFSEQSGEEAGEHFTPREVIRLMVEALDIPLPKKHVSIYDPACGTGGMLSIAKEHLLDKSASDQEKKEVERFVTVHGHELQPGNYAICQSDMLIKGDEQAEVFYGNSLIPHSAQSREPGDQLAEARHKFDFMLSNPPFGVTWGGKDGYQKEAKKFEATRYKAGMPRSNDGAFLFLQTMLSKMKPVKQGGSRIAIIFNGSPLSNGDCGSGESEIRRWILENDWLDAIVMLPDQLFYNTGIYTYIWLLTNNKPASRKRRTRIIDARKQFDKEPKSFGNKRNRILSRHRRQIVEWLRKDEADLRGNEHVKIFKNTDFAYHKVSVVFWQTDKNDEPAWLTEPYVKSFTPANIKKEQQFYDSDIDFRIRLKLNSVDREIRFTLGPKDSFPKLFEKKVKDSFAVEIAGLTENLKTAKEKNRAIKDFIKKLYVHPEFTHRHYVSDHEYIPYGEDIEEFLKREIAKPIVRWKDSPQLGYEILPNKYFYKYEPPKPADELLEEFWALEKEAGEILKGLRESR from the coding sequence ATGAAAAATATATTGAACAAAGGCAAGCTGAATAACCTTGCCAATGAAATATGGAAATCGGCGGAACGGTTGCGGGGCAAGTTCAAGGCGTATGAGTATCAGAGCGTTATTTTGCCCATCATTGTGATTCGTCGGTTGGAGTGCGTGTTGCTCTCATGGCGGGAAAAACAGACGGCTGAAATTTTAAAAAACCGCCCGGATATAAAAGAAGACGCCCTTGCAGACCTTGTGAAAAAGCTTGAGCGAAATCCCCAAAAAACGCCATTTTCCAATAGCTCCAACTGGACGCTTTCAGCCATCTGTCAAGAAGATCCGACCTTGATGGAAAAAAATTTCCGAGACTATCTTAAAGGCTTTTCCAGAAACGTTCAGGACATCATTGACCATTTTGATTATCGGGCCATGGTGGGCCGCATGGTGAAAAATGCCCGGCTTGCGCCGATTTTACGCCAGTACGCCAATGAAAATTTGGGGCCGGATCATCTGTCCAACCTTGAAATGGGGTATATCTATGAAGAGCTGCTGCGGCGCTTTTCAGAACAAAGCGGCGAGGAGGCCGGAGAGCACTTCACCCCCCGCGAGGTGATCCGGCTGATGGTGGAGGCGCTTGATATTCCATTGCCGAAAAAGCATGTCTCGATTTATGACCCCGCCTGCGGAACCGGCGGCATGTTGTCTATTGCCAAGGAACATCTGCTGGACAAGTCCGCAAGCGATCAGGAAAAAAAAGAGGTGGAACGGTTTGTCACCGTTCACGGCCACGAGCTTCAACCCGGAAACTACGCCATATGCCAATCCGATATGCTGATCAAAGGCGATGAGCAGGCCGAGGTTTTCTATGGAAATTCGCTGATTCCCCATTCCGCGCAAAGCCGGGAGCCGGGGGATCAGTTGGCCGAAGCGCGGCATAAGTTTGATTTTATGCTCAGCAATCCTCCCTTTGGCGTCACCTGGGGCGGCAAAGACGGTTATCAGAAAGAGGCAAAAAAGTTTGAGGCCACCCGCTACAAGGCCGGCATGCCGCGTTCCAATGACGGAGCGTTTCTTTTCCTGCAAACCATGCTTTCCAAGATGAAGCCGGTCAAGCAGGGAGGGAGCCGAATCGCCATTATTTTTAATGGCTCCCCTTTGTCCAATGGCGACTGCGGCTCCGGCGAGAGCGAAATCCGCCGCTGGATTCTGGAAAATGACTGGCTGGACGCCATTGTCATGCTGCCCGACCAGTTGTTTTATAACACCGGCATTTACACCTATATCTGGCTGTTGACCAATAATAAACCGGCGTCTCGGAAGCGACGGACCAGGATCATTGACGCGAGAAAACAGTTTGACAAGGAGCCAAAATCATTCGGAAATAAACGAAACCGTATTTTGAGCCGTCACCGCCGACAGATTGTGGAATGGCTCAGAAAAGACGAGGCCGATCTTCGGGGAAATGAGCATGTCAAAATTTTTAAAAACACGGATTTTGCCTATCACAAGGTGAGTGTGGTCTTCTGGCAAACCGATAAAAACGATGAGCCCGCCTGGCTTACCGAACCGTATGTGAAGTCGTTTACACCGGCCAATATCAAAAAAGAACAGCAGTTTTATGACTCCGACATTGATTTTCGCATCCGTTTGAAGCTCAATTCGGTTGACCGGGAAATCCGTTTTACCCTTGGCCCGAAAGACAGTTTTCCGAAACTGTTTGAAAAAAAGGTGAAAGACTCTTTTGCCGTTGAGATTGCCGGTTTGACGGAGAATCTCAAAACGGCCAAAGAAAAAAACAGGGCGATCAAGGATTTTATTAAAAAGTTGTATGTTCACCCTGAATTCACCCACCGTCATTATGTTTCGGACCATGAATATATCCCATACGGCGAAGATATTGAAGAATTTCTCAAACGGGAAATCGCCAAACCCATTGTTCGCTGGAAGGACAGCCCCCAGTTGGGTTACGAGATATTGCCAAACAAGTATTTTTATAAATACGAGCCGCCAAAGCCTGCGGATGAGCTTTTGGAGGAATTTTGGGCTTTGGAGAAAGAGGCTGGGGAGATTTTGAAGGGGTTGAGGGAAAGTCGGTGA